A window of Candidatus Cloacimonadota bacterium contains these coding sequences:
- a CDS encoding CoA ester lyase, producing the protein MEQKEHILRSMLFVPGNKPELIQKAVNTKADAVIIDLEDSVVEKEKDHAREIVRSLLGTGIFDNKQIFIRLNDRDSGYLQKEVEEFTHKDILGFLYPKVYDEAELNEFDKLLTEPETKSGFPKDRFKVIPLIETTSAIMNIHSICNASSRIIAVAFGSEDYLSDLCGKHDQPEHAFIFPRSIIANAARSTGIIPIDTLNIDVHDLEKLENKLHLTRILGFEGSLLLHPKEIEMAHRYYTPTDEEVEQAKKIIELSKEIDTGNRSVAIVDDMFIGPPLVRSATKLLKRYELIQQIKEL; encoded by the coding sequence ATGGAACAGAAAGAACATATTCTCAGAAGCATGTTATTTGTACCCGGCAATAAGCCAGAATTAATACAAAAAGCTGTGAACACAAAAGCTGATGCAGTGATAATCGATCTTGAAGATTCAGTTGTCGAAAAAGAAAAGGATCATGCAAGAGAAATTGTACGATCTTTACTGGGAACCGGCATTTTCGACAACAAACAGATCTTTATCAGGCTGAATGACAGAGACAGCGGATATCTTCAAAAAGAAGTTGAAGAATTTACCCATAAAGATATCCTCGGCTTCCTTTATCCTAAGGTTTATGATGAAGCAGAATTGAATGAATTCGATAAATTATTAACAGAGCCAGAGACAAAAAGTGGATTTCCGAAAGATCGTTTTAAAGTCATACCCCTTATTGAAACGACATCTGCTATCATGAATATTCACAGCATTTGCAATGCATCATCCAGGATCATCGCTGTTGCTTTTGGGAGTGAGGATTATTTATCAGATCTCTGTGGCAAACACGATCAACCGGAACATGCATTCATCTTTCCCCGCTCTATAATCGCAAATGCTGCACGATCTACAGGCATTATCCCGATCGATACGTTGAATATCGATGTGCACGATCTAGAGAAATTGGAAAACAAGCTCCATTTAACCCGGATACTTGGATTCGAAGGATCACTTCTTCTTCATCCTAAAGAGATCGAAATGGCACATAGATATTATACACCGACAGATGAAGAAGTCGAACAAGCAAAAAAGATCATTGAACTGTCTAAGGAAATCGATACAGGCAATCGTTCAGTAGCAATTGTTGATGACATGTTTATCGGACCTCCACTTGTGCGAAGTGCAACAAAATTACTCAAGCGTTACGAGCTTATTCAACAGATTAAAGAGTTATAA